One genomic segment of Oncorhynchus kisutch isolate 150728-3 linkage group LG15, Okis_V2, whole genome shotgun sequence includes these proteins:
- the il15l gene encoding interleukin 15, like: protein MLRRQRTDTLLTLLLWFLFFIAMTMKQAYGKSMCSKELPRIVRKCIEEVHKMESFDCRLYTPTLADYQQKCPTSTLICFEKEVNVLVLESGNKSSPIYKPKLSIRLKSLIKQKEGANCPDCEAHRERTAKDFLTTLQTILEWMNDQGCRKPSSH, encoded by the exons ATGCTGAGGAGACAGAGAACTGACACTCTTCTAACCCTTTTGCTGTGGTTTCTCTTCTTCATCGCCATGACAATGAAACAGGCATATGGAAAATCCATGTGCAGTAAAGAACTTCCCCGAATTGTGCGAAAATGCATTGAGGAAGTTCACAAGATG GAATCATTTGATTGCAGACTGTACACCCCAACTTTGGCTGATTATCAG CAGAAGTGCCCCACGTCCACACTCATATGCTTTGAAAAAGAAGTGAATGTCCTGGTGTTAGAATCTGGGAATAAGTCCTCACCCATATACAAGCCAAAACTATCCATCCGGCTGAAGTCCTTGATCAAACAG AAAGAAGGTGCCAACTGTCCAGACTGTGAGGCCCACAGAGAAAGGACAGCAAAGGATTTCTTAACAACATTGCAAACAATTCTGGAGTGGATGAACGATCAGGGGTGTCGGAAGCCATCCAGCCATTGA